One window from the genome of Asterias rubens chromosome 11, eAstRub1.3, whole genome shotgun sequence encodes:
- the LOC117296846 gene encoding ectonucleotide pyrophosphatase/phosphodiesterase family member 5-like, with the protein MARWSKYNTVMALTSQLLLHLVILLILSAVSPSQQTSPREANNGPQAGPLVLLVSFDGFRWDYLDKTATPNFDNLIEDGVKAKYIYDAFTSKTFPNHYTIVTGLYEESHGIVGNTMYDPVWNETYFMGNESKWWEGGEPIWVTNEKEGGTSGVIEWPGMDTKIHNFYPTYRLPKYNQTFPFEARVDIITKLFSNGSINLGLLYFHEPDHSGHMFGPDSPKMDAVIRMCDDTVGYLMQSLRKAGLGDRVNVIITSDHGMAEVSAERVLQLDDFVDPSLYHYTDNNPVFGIWPHEENDTELIYSKIYNASSHVKVYLKDAIPAQYHYHDNQRISPILVVADVGWSINRGDHSNDSRKMYKGNHGYNNSVMAMHPIFVANGPSFEKGLLVEPFENVNIYTLICDILGLSPAPNNGSLEKVQDMLQTTEPTSSHRLTKLSAHVTYNELTTGGSPEEMTTSTIIGMAVVGGVAFLAVCLLIAMCAKQRSYRQPPTQYAPIADTSLDNVDEALSLECNSNTITEKSRGNKISGLKQLET; encoded by the exons ATGGCAAGGTGGTCGAAATACAACACAGTTATGGCACTTACAAGTCAACTTCTACTGCACCTTGTTATACTGCTCATCCTATCTGCAGTGTCGCCATCCCAGCAGACATCGCCAAGGGAAGCTAATAACGGCCCGCAAGCCGGCCCTCTCGTTCTGTTGGTCTCTTTCGATGGATTCAGATGGGATTATCTGGACAAGACTGCCACTCCCAATTTTGACAATCTCATCGAAGATGGCGTCAAAGCAAAATACATCTACGACGCTTTCACTTCCAAGACTTTTCCAAACCACTATACCATTGTGACCGGTCTGTACGAGGAGTCGCACGGCATTGTTGGTAACACTATGTACGATCCGGTGTGGAACGAAACTTACTTCATGGGTAATGAATCGAAATGGTGGGAAGGGGGCGAACCCATTTGGGTGACGAACGAGAAAGAAGGGGGAACGAGTGGGGTGATAGAATGGCCGGGAATGGACACGAAAATCCACAACTTTTATCCTACGTACAGACTGCCTAAATATAACCAGACGTTCCCGTTTGAGGCACGCGTTGACATTATAACGAAACTCTTCAGCAACGGATCAATCAATCTCGGATTGTTGTATTTCCACGAGCCGGATCATTCCGGCCACATGTTCGGTCCAGATTCACCCAAGATGGACGCGGTGATTCGAATGTGTGACGATACCGTCGGTTATCTGATGCAATCTTTACGAAAAGCCGGTCTTGGAGATAGAGTCAACGTCATCATAACATCCGACCATGGAATGGCAGAAGTGTCCGCAGAAAGAGTTTTGCAGTTAGATGATTTCGTGGACCCATCTCTCTATCACTACACGGATAATAATCCAGTGTTTGGTATTTGGCCGCATGAAG AGAATGATACTGAACTGATCTACAGCAAGATTTACAATGCCAGCTCACATGTGAAGGTGTACTTAAAAGATGCCATTCCTGCGCAATATCATTACCATGACAACCAACGAATTTCACCTATCCTTGTGGTCGCTGATGTAGGATGGTCCATCAACCGGGGAGACCATTCCAATG ATTCTCGGAAGATGTACAAAGGCAACCATGGTTACAATAACAGCGTCATGGCGATGCATCCCATCTTCGTTGCCAACGGTCCGTCCTTCGAGAAGGGTCTCCTAGTAGAACCCTTTGAGAATGTCAACATCTACACGCTCATCTGTGACATTCTGGGTCTATCGCCGGCACCCAATAATGGATCTCTTGAAAAG GTCCAAGACATGCTGCAGACCACAGAACCAACGTCCTCGCATCGACTGACAAAACTAAGTGCCCATGTGACATACAACGAACTAACTACTGGGGGGTCGCCAGAAGAGATGACTACAAGTACAATCATTG GAATGGCTGTGGTTGGCGGGGTTGCATTTCTAGCCGTTTGTCTACTCATAGCGATGTGTGCTAAGCAGCGTTCTTATCGTCAGCCGCCCACGCAGTACGCGCCGATCGCTGACACGTCATTGGACAATGTGGACGAAG CTCTGAGCCTGGAGTGTAACTCAAACACCATCACGGAAAAGTCAAGAGGAAATAAAATATCGGGTTTAAAGCAACTTGAAACCTAG